Genomic segment of Streptomyces zhihengii:
CGTTTCCCGCGGGCCGGTTCTCGTGGCACGGCCCTCGGCCGTGTCCTCAATCGCCGGACGGGCTGAAGGGCGACCGCCCCTGACGGCACAGGCCCCCGCCTCGCACCCCGCCTCGCGTCCCGCGTCGGTGGCGCCGGTTACCTTCGGTGCATGGATGGCACTGGCACCACCGGCACCGACGGCAGCACCTGGCCCCACGACCCCGAGGCCCCCGCGTCCCCCACGACCCCGGCCGCCCGCACCGCCCCCCGCACCACCCCGGTGGCGCCGGACGCCGCCTGGCCGCACGATCCCGAGGCGCCCGCCCCGCTCGGCGACGGCGAGCGGGGCTACGACGCCGCCGCGGTCGAACGCTTCGCGCCCGAGCCCGACAAGCGCCCCGGCCGTACGGCCTTCCAGCGCGACCGGGCCCGGATCCTGCACTCCTCGGCGCTGCGCCGTCTCGCGGGCAAGACCCAGGTCGTCACGCCCGGCACCCGCAGCCACACCTGGGACGCCAGCCCCCGCACCCGGCTCACCCACTCCCTGGAGTGCGCCCAGATCGGGCGGGAGCTCGGCGCCGCGCTCGGCTGCGACCCCGACCTGGTGGAGGCGGCCTGCCTCTCCCACGACATGGGCCATCCGCCCTTCGGCCACAACGGCGAGCAGGCGCTCAACGAGTTCGCCGCCGACTGCGGCGGGTTCGAGGGCAACGCCCAGTCCCTGCGGCTGCTCACCCGTATCGAGCCCAAGCGGTTCGCGCCGGACGCCCGGACCGGCGAGCCGGTCAGCGTGGGCCTCAACCTGACCCGCGCCGCGCTGGACGCCGCGACGAAGTACCCGTGGACACGCGGCGGCAGCCCCGCCGATCCTTCGTCGGCCAAGTTCGGGGTGTACGAGGACGACCTGCCGGTCTTCGAGTGGGTGCGCCGCGGCGTCCCCGCCGGCCGGGTCTGCTTCGAGGCGCAGGTCATGGACTGGTCGGACGACGTCGCCTACTCGGTCCACGACTTCGAGGACGGCCTGCACGCCGGCCACATCGACACCGGCCGCCTGCTCTCCGCGGCCGAACGGGAATCCGTCTGGTCCGTCGCCATCGGCCGGTACGTCTCCGCGGACACCTCGCCCGACGAGCTGTCCGAGGCGCTCGACCGGCTG
This window contains:
- a CDS encoding deoxyguanosinetriphosphate triphosphohydrolase; this translates as MDGTGTTGTDGSTWPHDPEAPASPTTPAARTAPRTTPVAPDAAWPHDPEAPAPLGDGERGYDAAAVERFAPEPDKRPGRTAFQRDRARILHSSALRRLAGKTQVVTPGTRSHTWDASPRTRLTHSLECAQIGRELGAALGCDPDLVEAACLSHDMGHPPFGHNGEQALNEFAADCGGFEGNAQSLRLLTRIEPKRFAPDARTGEPVSVGLNLTRAALDAATKYPWTRGGSPADPSSAKFGVYEDDLPVFEWVRRGVPAGRVCFEAQVMDWSDDVAYSVHDFEDGLHAGHIDTGRLLSAAERESVWSVAIGRYVSADTSPDELSEALDRLVDAPWWPHHYDGSAVAQARLKDATSQLIGRFALAAERATRRAYGDGPLTRYGAELVVPRATRHECAVLKAVADRYVMRRAEQEELRADQRVVLAELAEALTARAPEGLEPQFRALFEAAPDDRARKRVVVDQIASLTDASARTLHARLPRR